The window GATTCTTGTTGCCGCAGCCGCCGTTCTTGCCGCGCTGCTCGGATACCCGGATGCTCCAAGCGCATGGCCCAGCGCACGGCTTGGTCAGTTGCAGCAGGGTGCTGAATCACGGCAATCAACAAATTGAGGTCCCGGAAAGCCCGTTGAGAATGCTGCCGCGCCGACCACTCGTGCCAACGTTGGAGGGGCGGCAACTCGCGCGCACGTGCGGGCAACCGCGACACAACGCGGCGCACTCTCAAGAAGCGGGCATAGCGGGCATCAAAGGCCAATCGCTCCAGCACTGACGCAGAAGCGGCGGGGTGTTTGGCCACTTGCAGCCGGCGGCGGGGTTGCACGGCCAACACTTCTAGGGCTTCGGAGGTGCAGGATGGATTGTGAAAGACCGCATCGGCCACCCGGTCTTGTGGATCAGATGCCAAGCGTACTTGCAAAGTGGTGGGCAAGCGGACGTGACGTGCAACGACTTCCCGAATATCGGCATCCGCATGCTGCGCCAAGCGGGCCAGCACCTCAGCCGTGATCTGTGGGTGGCGCGTCAGCGAGAGCAACAGACTCAGTTCTTCGTTGGGCCGACTGGCAAGGTCCACCATGGCCTGAACGTCCAGGTCTTCCCGCCGGACCAGGAGAGTGCGGACTACCAGGCTGCTGTCAATGCACAACAGTCGCTGCAGTCGGGCAGGCAACTCCGGACGGCTGGCGAGGGTGCGCCTGATCTCTTCTGATGGGTCCTGGGTCAAGAGGGTCAGGGTCGCTTCATCCGTGTTGGGATGCCGCACGACCTGCCTGCGGACCTTGGCGGAGTCACTCTGGGCCAATACGGACAGAGCTTCTGCCGAAGCAGTTGGCGCGGCAGCCTCTTCGTATTCCCGCTGCTGCAACTCATCGCGCACCCGCTCATAGAGAGGATGCTGCCGAATGACAGGGCGCAGCGGTTGTTCAGGCAAACGCCGCCGGATCGCGCCCTCTGGGGCTGCGGCATTTAACACTACCGAGAGTCGAACTTCCTGCAGGGCGTCATCGCTGAGACTGTTGAGGACATCTGCCGGAGAGGCCGGATTGCGGCTGAGGCCCCGGCGAATCCGGGCGTCATGGCGGGGCAGGGCGTCTAGCATTTCAGGTGAGGCCGTGGTATCGGTGGCCAGCGTTACCCGCGCGACGCTCAGGTCAGGATCGTCCAGCAGGCGGCCCCGCAACAATTCGGTCAGGTCAGGGTGGAGTCCGGCCTGTGCACGCACCTGCGGCGAGCGGTCCTGAGACAGCCGAACCAACACACCTTCAGGCAACTTGGTCCGGGCACTGATGGCCAGCTTGACATTGCGCCGCCGTGTGGCGAGCGCCTCGTTCAAGGTGTCTTCGTTGCCGTGCCCTACACGCAGCCGCGCCACCAAAGCCACTCGGTCATGTGGATCTGCAGTGAGGGCCACGACCGTTTCGGGCGGCGTCAACGGATGGGCGGCTACGGCTTCCCGTGTGGCGTAACGGTGGGAACTGGCCAGCAATGCCAGCGCTTCAGGCGGCGTACTGGGATTGCGGGCGACCTCCAGATGCACTGCTGGATCAGCCCCCTGCACCAGCCTCAGCAGCACAGCGTCTGGGGTGTGTGGATGCCGCGCCACGTGCTCCAACACTACGGCTTGCCCTTCATCAAGGGCTAGGCGCGTCAGGTCTTCGGGGGTGGCATTGGGGTTCTCAGCGACTGCGCCCCGGACCCAGGAATCCTGATCCTCTCTCAGCTGCGCCCGCAGCAGGTCAGGCAACGCTGGATTCCGCGCCACTGCCGCCCGCAATTCAGCGTCACTATCAGCAGCTATCTCTGTAAATGTGTCTTCTTCCAGTGCATTGCGTTCC of the Deinococcus sp. QL22 genome contains:
- a CDS encoding DUF2336 domain-containing protein is translated as MPREQTIPQTPIQEALNEQTSEARLFELACGMDAEVRRVAQGNSALAAPFRKVLQLAEQSPTELTPVQLDWLAGKGAFGRQVAANHPATTAATLNRMMQEGYTRLLLAGARGRSVATLVAAAQTDLAALHYLQTDRSVPLLLRTAAKRVSVLPSAAVPTDSADASLNTDADLLAQVRAKLLDRHTPPVLTVEEAKLLTANARLQRLAARHPLLSVPQLLWLDRTHPYGHARETLLRQLERNALEEDTFTEIAADSDAELRAAVARNPALPDLLRAQLREDQDSWVRGAVAENPNATPEDLTRLALDEGQAVVLEHVARHPHTPDAVLLRLVQGADPAVHLEVARNPSTPPEALALLASSHRYATREAVAAHPLTPPETVVALTADPHDRVALVARLRVGHGNEDTLNEALATRRRNVKLAISARTKLPEGVLVRLSQDRSPQVRAQAGLHPDLTELLRGRLLDDPDLSVARVTLATDTTASPEMLDALPRHDARIRRGLSRNPASPADVLNSLSDDALQEVRLSVVLNAAAPEGAIRRRLPEQPLRPVIRQHPLYERVRDELQQREYEEAAAPTASAEALSVLAQSDSAKVRRQVVRHPNTDEATLTLLTQDPSEEIRRTLASRPELPARLQRLLCIDSSLVVRTLLVRREDLDVQAMVDLASRPNEELSLLLSLTRHPQITAEVLARLAQHADADIREVVARHVRLPTTLQVRLASDPQDRVADAVFHNPSCTSEALEVLAVQPRRRLQVAKHPAASASVLERLAFDARYARFLRVRRVVSRLPARARELPPLQRWHEWSARQHSQRAFRDLNLLIAVIQHPAATDQAVRWAMRLEHPGIRAARQERRLRQQESMTNQTESQGNLPDRSTSENGTGENV